The window CTACCACCAGCACCTCCTCTTAATACCAATGCCTCTCCTCCCCCTCTCTACTACCACCACTCATCATCACTGTAAACCTCGGAAAATTAGCGAATAGTTCGTCAGTAAATTAAGTTTTAATAAAGGAAATTAGAAATACAAATCTTATagcaaaataagatagagctaattaaaacgataattttgacaccaattttaaagaatttggcctaagattgagccgaacgggccgaaccggacGAACCGAGTCCAAAACGGGCCCAAGGTCCAAGTCCAGCTCAACAATACACAAGCAAACACAGCTTTCGTTCCTCCCTCACTTCATTCACGGTGGAAATACTcttggagaagggaagaagaacatAACCCTAACCTTTTGATCAAACCACCATAATTTCTCGCTCCGAGCTCCAATTgttgcaccgtttgcggccacgcgaccaccgcgtcgagctctacgattCTATCGGATCAATTTTATTGGTAAGCTTATCTCTCAATCCAATTTCTCTACCCctcttgattttcaaaaattatgtatGTTAGTTTTGAGATTTTGGTCCTTTTGTGTTATAGGACccgattagcttgagaaaaatgcTCACTCTTACTTATTTGGCACTTGGGTATGGTAAGGATCATTAACCCTAGTTAATTCTTTGATTTAGTGAGTTGAAAATTAAATTGGGTATGTGTATATATGACAATTGTGTTAGGTGTATGAGTATATGTGAGATGGAGTAAGAATTGAATATACTAGAGGCTTGATTAGAAACTTGAGAAGCTGAATTATGGTAAGAAAGGCTTGAAAGCTTGCTTTGTGGAGCTGTCTCGGGTtatacgtggaaatcggccaaggtatggtttaggttttgcgtatttaatatgtaatgccctgtgaaaatttaggctagacGACCCTATGATAAGTTGAAATGTGTAATTTTGTTGATGTTTAGTACCTTTGATGGACTTATTAAATGATATTAAGAATAAGTAGTGATTGATGATTTTGTTGAAAGTGTGGTGTTGGTGTTTAATGATGAATTTAATTAAGTTTGATGGAAGTTGATTTAGTGTACTTAAGATATATTAGTAATTCTTGATGTAAATGTTGAGCTATTCATGAGAGTGATATGGAGTATTTATTGTTGGTAATTGTTGAATAAAAGAGTTAAATGTATATGTTGGTATGTGTGACAAGGGAACTATGTATATACATGAGTATAATTGTCATTgatttggatttggaattgtgaaGAAGCATGTGTATATGTAGGGAGTTATTGAATGATTAAGAATATTGGGTGTGGTGTGTTGTAAAATGAATGGAATGTATGGAGTTGAGTATTGGTATGTTTTGGTTGGGAAATATTCTGGTATGGAATGAGATTTTGGTAAAACTAGGGGTTTGGTAAATTTTGGAAAAACTGATTTTTAATGAACTTCGGTAGTCCATAACTTGAATCTCaaattttggatgaaaatgaGATTTGTTTCAAATTAAAGAGGGTTTTTATAAGCTTgagaatgatataaattttgcgaAAAACCAAAGTCTGTAAAGGAAGTTATAGACGCCGGAAATATGGTGCGAAAAACGGGAATTTTAAAATACAGCAGAACCAGAATTTCTGGTGTGTGCCTACGCATACTGATGTGCGCACGCACCCAGCAGTAGCAACAACTTCACTTGTGTATACGCACGCCTTTGTGCGCAAGCGCACGCCAGGATATGCCTTCTGCTAGTGGCAGTCGGATAGGTGAGGCACACGCACACCAAGTAGTTCCTGGTTGGTGTGCGCACGCACGTACACCTGTGTGCATCCGCACACACTCTGTTTTTTCAGCACTTGTATTTTTATGATTCAAACATGGTTTCGATCCTCTAAGCCTCTATTTTTATCCTTTTAACCCTAGATCTTATTAGTAAGCTTAGTAATTAGTTGAAGCTAGGAAATTGAGGTAACTTGGGGATAAATGAAAGGGTAAACGTGATAAATTATAAGAGAATGATGTGAAAGCTAAATGAATATATGTTGCTATGGCTATAAAGAACGAATGTaaggaaatgatgatgataaatgatGAGATTTGGGGATGACTGTGTGTGGCTGAAATGGTCAATATGGCAAGTTGAGGACGGAGgttccctctcttgtcgtgatgtagatgtggggaaggtggaaaggcactctccttcttATTGATTctcccacattcttctctggttgcaaggtggaaaggcacactcgtTCGATGTAAAAAGACACTCTCCTCGGTGAAACCTACAGGAGAAGGtgaaaaggcactctccttcgtttatgatcctcTTGGAGATATGCAACCTAGAGACCAATGTCTGgcttagctaccagatgtgtcgggttatggaaaagtaaccgacacgtgagctcacggccagtaggatagacattcatcatatgcattatgTTTGCTTGTTTGCTATGCCTTATTTGggattgcctaactgaatatatTATGATACTTGTGATAATTGCTACTTGCACTACTTGTCTCTTACCTGTGCTTGCAATTGCCTGTTTGCCTGTATTTGTAAAACCACTGGAGACGGAGAAACGGAGGAAAGGTGGACAGGTTGGGTGTTAAGATAAAGTTTAAGTTGAGTTTAGTATTCTTTAGACACCTACCCCTTTATGGTTTCTGTTAAGtagttttaagttttataatctgagtgtcgacattctaggattgcctctggcattcccaagaccttatatattatgtgcgtgGTACCTTTACCaggctgagaacctccagttctcaccccatactgtgttgttgttttcagatgcaagttgagaggctcctcgctaggcatcTGGACTTCTGAAGCGGAGTAGTCTCTGGGTTTTATTTTGATGTACAGTTTTGAATGTTTATGTACTTAGTTTCCTCTCCAAAaaaaacttgtttattttgttcctcttagagATTTGAGGAGAGTTAAGGTTTTATCTCTatattttgggtattttgggacatgtatatatgtatgtaagtaCTCTCCAGCCAGCCTTAGCTCCACAGGCTGAGCTAGCTAGGAGCTTGTTATATCGTTCTCTTGACTCTTTCCCTGTTCCCTATTTAGTTATGCTTTTAAACTTTAGCTTTTTTCTCACGCAAGTAACACTTATTTAGAGGTCATCATACcataccacctctattttacgacttaagtgtaaagctctgtgtggtagggtgttgcaATCACCACCGCTGCTGCCATCCTCCACACACACATTCTCAATTGTTAGTACGCAACACTCAAGaaccctctttttctttttcaccttAGCAGTGAAAAATCACTAGGTTCCATTTTTGTGCACTctcaactcaatctttttttctttgaataatgaCATATCGTGACGCCATGGTGTGTTCATTGAACTAGAATAAGAACATAAAAGCGCACTTCCTCCTAAAAAGACAGGGCTTCAACGTTTCTTCTTACGGCACGGGTGTGCACGTTAAGCTCTGTGGTCCCTCCCTCAGAGAATCCAATGTCTACAATTTCGGTACTCCTTACAACCAAATGTTCAATGACCTTCACAAAAAAGACCCTGAATTATatccttctcttcctcctcctcttctactagtgaattaatttttcattttttctgtattttttgagATCATGAGTTGCTTCAAATGGGTAAGGaatagaaagaaaaattgaatttttagagAAGACTGAGTGTGAGGGGAGAGGCGTGGCCAGAGGTATGAGTTGTCGCGAGTGAGCTGCTTGCAGAGGAGGATGGCAGACATGACTCGAGCCTCCTGGTGAGGAGAGGAGGAAAGAAGGTGTGCGAACTTCAAGAAGAGGGTGTTAGGATCAGTCGACTTTTGTGTTCTTTATTTGTTAAGTTGAATGTATTCTGTCGCTTGTTGCTGTTGGCTAATAATAGTAAAATTAACTTCACTGGACTCCCCAAATCTTACCCCTTCTTTCCAACCCGTTCAGTTACAGGTGTGAAGGCTTATTGTAAAGCTGTGTAGAAGAGTTTGTTTTCAAGTTGAGTTGTTgctagaatttatttttccctcgtcTTGTTAGTTGAAGCTTTTATCTTAGAGAGGTAGGCTTGTATATGTTGTTCATTAATTAACTATAATGTATTActagtaattatgtgattattattgatTGAAAGTCTTTGTTGAacgattattaattaataaaaacaaaattattagcTTTCATCCGATAAAATGGAAAACGTGTTAACGTCGTAAAGGCTtattattaaatagataataaaaaaaatagattagttACATCTTACTTTTGGTATGATCATGATGTGCTAGAAGTTGGATCGTTATAGAAACTAATGTTATACCCAAGAAAGATAGGTTTCGTATGATTAACAGTActcaaaatctaatttttttggttgactttttaaataaaattttcaaattactcTCACCCTGTACcttcttcctcaaattccaaactTTCATAATTCTCCTATCACCAGCACCTCCTCTGATTACCAGTGCCTCCCCTCCCCCTCTCTACTACCACCACTCACCATCACCACCACTACTGCCATCCTCCATACACACACTCTCAATTAGTAGTACGCAACACTCAAGaatcctctttttctttttcaccttAGCAGTGAAAAATCACTAGGTTCCATTGTTGTGCACTCTCAACTCAATCTTTTTTCTTAGAATAATGGCATATCGTGATGCCATAGTGTGTTTATTAAACAAGAATAAGAACATAGAAGTGCACTTCCTCCTAAAAAGGCAGGGCTTCAACGTTTCTTCTTGCGGCACGGGTGTGCACATTAAGCTCCGTGGTCCCTCCCTCAGAGAACTCAATGTCTACGATTTCGGTACTTCTTACAAGCAAATGTCCGATGATCTTCATAGAAAAGACCCTGAATTgtatcttctcctcctcctcctccactagtgaattaatttttcattttttctgcaTTTTCAGAGATCATGAGTTGCTTTAAATGGgtaaggaataaaaagaaaaattgaatttttagagAAGACTGAGTGTGAGGTGAGAAGTGTGGCCAGAGGTACGAGTTGTCGTGAGTGAGCTGCTTGCAGAGGAGGATGGCGGACATGAATTGAGCCTCCTGGTGAGGAGAGGAGAAAATGAGGTGTGCGAACTTCAAGAAGAAGGTGTTGGGATCGGTCTGCTTGCAGAGGTTGAAGAGCGTCTCAGCGTGGGAGCGCAGCTCTTTGGTGGAAGACATTAGGTGCGAGATTAGGGTCTCGAATAGGGATGGAGATGGATCGGCGCCCAACACGGCGGCTAGTTCCGATTGCTACAATTGAGTTGGCTCGGGATCCATTTCtctgtttttttagttttttgtgGCTGGCAGCGGTGGAGGAAGACAAAAAGTGAGGGTTGTGAAAGTTTAGAATTTGGGAAAGAAGATAAAAGGGGGTAATTTGAGAATATTATTAAAAAGTCAATAAAAAAATTACGGTTTAGATACTATTGTCACACAGAACTCATCTCCCATAGGTACAACGGTTGTTTCCTTATTTGAtaggtacttttgtcagcgtttgcAAAATTCATGAATATAAATGGTAGTTTATtcttttgtaaaatttgtaattaagtttttatagtttAAAAGCTTTTAATTGAGCCTctacatttttataaattttgtaattaggtcctTACCAATCCAAATACATTAGAGTTttaagaaaattctaaaaataaaaatatgttcagatttagaaatttaatttataaGTGTGAATATTTTTAATctggaaaaaaatttattaattctaatatttttgacaatgatttaattacaaaatttaaaactatGTAGTGatccaattaaaaatttttaaactatcagaatttaataaaaaatttgatgtataaaagaattatttaaaaagtatataaaaagaaTGGAATATCTAATccatattttaatttaaagagtatatataaaaaatttaatctctagTCTATATTTTAAAATGTCAATTTTGTTGGTGTCACTTTGTTAAAGACAAATCTTTTGAACTTTAAAATGGTAATTTACACGTAGGTAAAAGAAGGAAGAATAtttgtacttttatttttattttcaatattttagttttataatttattttaaaattattgaaaataataaaattttatttttattaattttatctttatgttttttacaaaaaatttaaaataaaattaataatacaatCAACTATGTCTTAATTAATTACgggtatttttttaaatagttcgACGGATagcttttaataaataataactaaataatttagattttttctaaataaatttatactacgttatatgcatgaaaaatatatataattaaatgtacaagtaaaatttgaataattgtttatataattttttttattaaagtgataatatataattaatttatacgATTTATGATTTAAAGAAGACATTtgcaaacaaataaattaaaaatattataatttattcaaATATAATTTAGTTGACATGTATCTTATTTTTAGaaagataaaattattaattaacattttttaaccaaaaaatataaaattatatttttacatatttattttacttttattaagataaaaaatttaaaaatttcgaTTAGTTGGTAATAATTAGCGGAATATAGCTTAAACCCATTGAGCTATTGAAGAATAGGGAAATAGGGAATAAACCTGAACAGTGGACAATTGTCTATTCTTTCTAATCTCGCCGACTCCAATCGTCGCCGTCGCTACCGCCGCCGTAAGCCACTGCTGCTAACCTGCTTTTACCGCCGATTCTTCCGTCTCTTCGAATCTCTcgtaaaaaggtttgattttccTTTCATGCATTTCTATTATCCATTTTTTTGTTCCAAAACCCCATCACAAAATTACGTGTCTggtttcctttcttttttctaaGTTTTGAAAATGAAACTTAGATTATGGTTCCGCGTCTGCTCCAAATTTAACAACCTACCGTGCAAACTTTCTACAAAAAAACATTTTTTGTTTGGGTCAGTTTTGTTCTCCATGGTTTTGTTGGAATGCACgcaaagtgtttgatgaattgcctCACCGAAGAGATTGAGCTAAAAACAGCAgcttcatatatttatttatttattttggttttcctaCAAACTAATGAAGCCAAGTTGGTAAATTGTTGAAGCCACTTTGCCTGTGTTCTGCTATTTGGACAAACTTGACCCTCTGGACTTGGCACCTAAATTGAGGGATTTCACTTTGATGAGTGACAAATCAGGGAAATTACAGTTGATAGCATTCTCACTTGCCGGATTCTCCACTCATCAACATGAGATCTCTACTGTCTTTTGTCTTCATGGATACGCAGCACTAAATAATTATGAGcaaatatcattaatttttttctcCAAGTTCATGTGATAGTTCCAATAATTGTATTTAAATTTGTTTCGTCGATTGATAATTGCAtctaattttgtgcatatttaaCACGTGCAATAAATTCGTGCATGTAAATTCGTTTGATCgacttttgagttttgaattgtgTATGGTGAATCATCTGCTATATACATGGAGCATAAAAGTAACAACTATGGTTCTGACTATTTTGAAAATATAGTTGCCTACTTGCCTTCTATTTGATGCACTCTTGAGATTATGTTCATGTCTGAATTCTGTTTCACTATTGCTTTGAATTGTTGACTTTGAAACTAGCAAAGTTAAGTTGTTGCCTTAATTGTGCTGAGTACTCAAGTTTCACTTTGACCTTATACTTCTTTCTTGTGGTTTAGGACAATAAAAAATGTTGTCTTCATTATCTGTACTAACTGTTTTCATCTTTCTTCATTGATCTAGATGGCTGGACTCTCAGGATTTAGGAGCCTTCCTCCCAAAGCTAAGAATTTGGTGGTTGCCGGGGGTTTGACAGCATTTGTCTTCGGAACGTACTACTACACAATGAGAGCTGTTGGAGGTACAGATGAACTGCAAGTAGCAATAGATAAATTTGAAGCAGAGAAGAGCAAGACAGAGGGTGATGGTACTAGCATGCCATCAAAGGTTTAATTTCTTTTTGCAAGAAAAACAGTAGTTTTCTCTCTGCTTTTACTACTTTGTGTTAAGATCAAGGCTTTAGTTGTTTTACATGACATGAAAATGTTAAAATGTGATATTGAACTCGGTTGTTACTAAGTTTCATGTATGATAACTGAGTGGTAGGGAAAGTATAGTATAACTGAGATTCTCTTGTTGGATTGTGAAGAATTTATGATGAAAAGCCAAGTTGGGGATTATGATGCATGTAAAATAAACTTTGCCACTGCTTTCTATTGTATGAAGCTGGGGCAGAATGGCATTACAAGGTTAAGATGAAAAAAATACAGCACATTTTCTGTTTATGATTGTGTAGTGTTGCTGAATAAGATTGTGTGATGGGTTAAACTCCAAATTCTATCGATGAGTTTTGCAAGTTCCATTaaattctagtaattttacttttCAGAAAAGATCAAAGTCAAGGCAAAAAGAATGTGGTTCTCATCTATTTTTGCATCAATCAAGTTAATTCCTAATAATATAAATGATTTTGTTAACAAGTGTACCCAATGTAACTTTTGGAGATATTGTAAATAGAAAAtttgaatgaaaaatataaattaaataattttttagtttagctAACATGATCTTAAACGTATTGATAAGTTTATTAttagtgaaaaattttaaatatttttatttaataaatataaaatgaatgtattaaaaaattaaatttttttatatttttaatgaaattttttttaatttataaacttaacATGTGTCTTATATCTTAGGGCATAAAATAGATTAATcctaatttttattatgtattaaatatattGAGAGAATAAAACACCTTAGAGTGTGTGTGGTTGGAGGAATTATAAATAATTCCTAGGAATTTTAAGATGGGAATATGATATTCCCATGTTTAGTTCAAAGTTTGAAAAACTATTCTTAAGTAAGTTTGATTCCAGGGAATCAAAATACCATCATTTCAATTTTCACATTTCCCTTGGGTATCTTTAATTCCCATGGGAATGGAATCTTTATAACAATGTAATACTTGAACCACACACACTTTTAATGTTACCTGCTAAATGATTAATGTGACAATGTTATTTCCAACATTGTCTCCACAGTCACTCCTCTTGGCTAAATCATTCAAAGTTTAAATGCTAATTACTATGATATATGATTATCTACCTACAAATATACTGCTACTCTACATTGCATTTCTAATGGCGGAAAGGGCATCAATAATCTATAACTCCTATTTACAAATTACGTTAACGTTAATCTAGCTAGATGACTACTTAACC is drawn from Arachis hypogaea cultivar Tifrunner chromosome 12, arahy.Tifrunner.gnm2.J5K5, whole genome shotgun sequence and contains these coding sequences:
- the LOC112727057 gene encoding uncharacterized protein, with amino-acid sequence MAGLSGFRSLPPKAKNLVVAGGLTAFVFGTYYYTMRAVGGTDELQVAIDKFEAEKSKTEGDGTSMPSKV